TTcaccaaaaatatatttcaaatcaaatttgaATTATGTATATACATTATATCGGTAATCCAGCCATATCAACCTACTGATTCGGGCAGTCGTTGGGCGTCTGCTTTTTGTTGCCGGCTGACTTGGGGCCCTTTGGTGGCGGTgcatcgtcgtcgtcgtacTCATCCTCCTCGTTCTCGTCGTACTCCTCTTCGTCATCGTCGTCCTCATCGTCGACGATGTCGCCAGTGTAGTAAAGAACTGCTTTTGGAATAATTCTGGCGCGCAAGAAGTGACCAATTTCGAAGTCGGTGGCCAGGATCTGCTGGGAATCGTCGTCGACTTCCTCCGGGTCGCTCGAGACCACTGGTGGGTTGAAGAAATTGAAGAAAGAATCCGTCGGGACCTGCTTGACAATGGTGCGCACTGCGCCGCGCTCCTTGTGCTTCTGCTTCTTGCGGATGGTCTTCACAGTAAGGTTCATCTTCTTCTCCCAGTTAATGGTGCACCCCTGTAATTGGTTTTGTTTCGATTAGAAATCCCTTGTTGCCTCTAGAGTTCAGCTAGCTTACAGTGCACTTGTAGATCTCTGGGCCTTCGAATGCAAACGGATCGTCGGGATCCACGGTGGATTTCAGAACGTACTGCTTTGTGAGAACCGAGTTGGAGAAGTACTCGTTCTTGTCGAAGTGGAACTCCAAGGTGTACGAATGCTAATGAATAAAGCGGTTTAGACGGGCAGGACTACTAGAACTATTGGCCAGCAAACTCACCCCGTTGTCGTACTTGATGGAAATATCGATTAGCTTGCGGATGGCGGGCTCGTCGTGCGGCTGCACCATCTCGGACATAATGGCCGTGTTGCGGAACACCGTCAGCCAGAAGCCGGGAATGCCCTTGGCATCCTTGGGAATACTTTTCAAACTGCTCAGGGCCTCGCGGAAGTGCTCGGCATCGGCCTCGTTGTCGGTCGACGTCTCCGGTTCCTTCCACTGGGGCTTCTCCTCGGCGGGGTCCACCTTGCCCTCGATGATCTCCCTGCGCTTATCGAACAACGGCTGGTACTGCACCTGGTACTTCTGCTCCAGCTTGTAGACGTCCTCAAAGAACTGGGCCTCGATGTTCAGGTGCTGCAGCTGTAGGTTTTTCAGGAACACAATCCGATTCTGCACCGGAGCCGGCAGCATCTTGACCATTTGCTGCAGATACTGCCGCCGCATGACCGAGTTCATGTAGGCGGGCCTGAAAAGTGGGTTGAGTGCGTCATTCCCCTGCTTCGCTTGCCAAAATGTTGCCACCCCCCTCTCACTACTCACATCGACTGGCAGTCCGAGCCGGACTTCTCATCCTCCACTTCGTTGCAGGACTCGGGGTCGTGTCCTTCGGCTGGGGCGTCCATTGTTCAATAAATGCTGATCTCACTGCAAGATTCTCGATTAGTGTCTGTTGCCAATTGTTTGCACCCTGCAACTTTTTCGCAAGTGATGTACAGACTGATGTACACATGTGCACATGCATATGCATAGGTGCACATTCTTATACAGAAAATTGCCACTGCGCTGCCATCCCAGACTGGGATTTACTTGGTAAGAGGGAGCCGCATATTTACTCGAGCAGCTGAATTTCACAGACTATATAGCATATTTGCACCCATAGAAGGGCGTTGTAAAAACTAATACGCCATTCGGCGAATCTgcctgcgtgtgtgtgtgtgtgcatgtgcgATTCAATCGAATTACCATACATCGCGCTTTTGCAAAACACGTGGTGGACCGAAATAAGCTCGAATATAGACGAAATTCGGGGTCAGTCGGCAACTTTGACCACGAGCGCGTGCTCCCAGTGCCTGGCCGGTGAATTGGCCTCCAAATTGCCGCCAATCAGTCAGAAATTCGCCACTTACCTTCGGTTAGAACAGACGCACGATGAGCACCGCCacaaaaaaagtttaaaaaggAATGCTGCGCTTCGCTAGTGAGGAGTCCATTTTCTTCAAAACGTGCTATTTCAGGACGGGCTGCGGTCACACTAACTCCCCAGCCGAGACGCAAACCCTCCAAGTGCAACactatttttaatttaaattttttaatttttagatAATAATTTGAATGGGCTATTTACAAGTTGTACTCACATAACACAAAGTTAGCTAGCTGAATtcaacatttgaaattcatttagTTGCTTAACAACAAGCAAAGCTTCAGCTTTATTGCACCAGATCAGTGATAAGTTTAATCGTTGCATgctatttaatatattaaatttaatatttttttaacaaaCTAAACTTTAACTTAGAAATATAGCGGTAAATTTTAAGAATCGAGATGCTTGTGATCCTGAATTGCCTATCGATACTATCGGCtaaataaaaccaaataaaacaGCTGTGGCTTAAGTTATAACTATATTTAATAGAACTtcgcttaaaaataaaaacctgagttgaaatatataaacattCTGAAGAGCTCCTTACAAATCGGATTTCTTTTAGGACGTCGAACAAGAGATTTGGATATGCTGGCCCAACTATCGGCTAACTTAGTAACTACtgaattttaaacaatttaaggATATGTGCCAAATACAAGCACAGGATCAAAGTTATTCCGTTTAATCCGTTCCTATTTACGGGTTTATTGACTTCtgtagcaaaaaaaaactaaaataagtAGCACGAATGTACTGTGCAAATTTGGGAATTATACCAAAATGCGCCGTTctgcaaattaaaaatatttttagggacccaatatatatatgtatatatgcatatgaATATAATATGTATTTACATACGTACACCCACATCGGCGCACATCAGATGCCCATATAGCCAATTAGACTCTTTTCACTGCCTTGTAAACTTAGCGCGGAATCAGTAATTTTCTGCGTTCACGGACGCCGAGGCGGAATCATCCATAAGATGGTATCATGGGTGCTAATTGCAATAAACATATCTTGGGGGACGTGTTTTCCAAAATACAATCGCCACTCGGCGTCCCCTATGCGTTACATTTGATTTCAATTGGACTTTTCATTAATACTACGCTTTCCCCCACTCGCGATTCCAAAGTATATACGGTGgaaaatcattttgtattACTCATGCGCCTTTAATATgatagttttattttattcgtACAATTGAAAAGTTCACCCACATCGGGCAGCAGGAGTCGAAGCCCCCAAAAGTAAACACAATTCCTCGAAGGACGTTTCCGTTGGCTCTGCCCAGCACAAGTGCATCGGATCGCATCGCattggatcggatcggatcgtcGGTGAAGGCGAGTTCCAGGCGCTTGCCCAAGTAAATCGAATCGAGTGAATCCGCTGTCCCCCAAAAGCATTCCCGCACGAGTGTCCGGGTGTCCAGTGGCTGGCCTGGGCGGGCACATCCTCGGGTTAGATAACACCGTCCAGTCCATCCTGctccaccaccatcaccaccaccacttctgcgtatgtatgtacatgcgTGCGTATGTGCGTGTTTGGATGTACGTATCTGCATGCACCTCTTTGTGTTCCACGTACATAGCCCCGTATCTGCGCTAATCTATCTGCCCCCTGTTGTGTGTACGCGGCTGCGACGGCCCAATCGATGGGAACAGATTTGTGCACTTATCAGCGCGCGGGTAATGGCCTCCACCTGGGCCAGCTGCCTCGTCCGTGTTCGGGATGAGCCCGATCTCGCTGAGCGCCACACACATGCTCGCCTATCAAAAAGTCGCTGCGTGAGGGGGTGGAATCATGGTGGCAGGGTCAGGAAACCGCCAAAACCGTTCCTACTACGCAGCGCATCTTGTGTGTCCCAAGTCGTGCCTTATGTAACCAAGCCGGTGACATAACACTGCTGAGGCATACTAAATGGCGCTAAATGCTCGTTATCTTATGCTCGCAGCTCACAGCTCGCGGCGAGTGCTGGGCGATTAGCGCCAGAGATCGGGAACAGGCTTTATCTCTGCCCGAAAGTGGAGCATACATCGCAGGTGCAGTGGCACCTTTCGGGCAGACACCCACCAAGTTCGATGGTCATGTGATAGCGGGCTACTAATCTCATGCAAATAGTGCGACTCACTAGATACCTTCGATCACGGGTTATCACACCAGTTGAGGTGCGGCAGTAATGAAGGGGGCGGACTAACCGTCTTAGTGATTTGGTGGGCTTTGCAATTCGGAACCGAAATGGAATCCTTATCTTGGGAGCTTATGTGAATTCGGAACCAGCTGCACTGGACTGCGCGATCGTCGGGAATGCTTTTGATCGCTAATTCCTAGTCGTGCCCTCGGCAGGGTCTCCATGGTAGCAACCACGATACTAATGTCATTCCAATTTCAGAGTGCCTTACATCCACAAATATGCCAGATAGATTTCAAGTTACAAAGGCTGACGAGGACACCGCGTTGGACTACAACCAGGATGAGTCTGCGAGCGGCAAGCTACTGGGGGACATCCACGACGAAACCCTAGGTGAGAACTATGGGTCGTACGATGGTAAGgatgttttcatttttatttgtgctACTATTATTACTCTAGTTTGACTATTAACTATAAGAGCTCGTTTCTTAATATATAGATACATACTTAGATAGATGTATACATACACAAGAACCATTAACACTGAAGAGATTGTGTGCACTTTCATCTGGTCCTTGCTGAGTTTCGTTCCATCGGCGCACTTCGCCTGCTCACCCCAGGCTCACGCATTTCCCCTCCCTCGAGTGACTACTGTATGCCCAGATAGAGCTTACGGCCCTGCAATCCTATCCTGAGCTGCCCCAGTTGCCCCAGTCCGAGTCCAGGATGTCCTGGTGACACATTTCGCGGCTGCTGTAAGCCAAAGCTCGTTGTACCTGCCGAAAGCtcgcagagagagagagagggagagcgagagagagattGAGGGCGGTGCAGCTTTCTCGCAATCCCTTCCAGCGGACGTCGGATGCTGGGCGAGagtggctggctggctggctggcaggCGGGCAGGTCCTGGCCAAGGCAGTGGGCTCAGTGGGCCCACTGGGCTGTGGGCCACCGAATGGAAATGTACACCTGCAACGAGGCGCTCTCCATTCTCCCAGCACAGCTCAGCTCAGCCCAGCTCAGCATCGCTCTCGATTTCGCTCTCCtgcgagagtgtgtgtgtattaaAAATGTGTGTAGACAAAAGCTTTCGATTTCATCTCAATTGAACGCTCAGGGTCCTGGGCAACATAATTTTTATTCGGCCGAATACCAACAGTTTTCTTAGTTTTTCTATTAATCCGAACGAAAAGTAGCATACATCTGAGCGTTTTCGCTCGCCTAAAATAACTTTAGAAGGAGTCTTCTTTCGCATAATACAAAAAACCttaaaaaaatacgaaaaaaacgagaaaaaatGAGAAACCAGTTCTTTTTGAGCACCTTTAACAAATAACATACTTTAAACAATCGACGAAATTCTAACAATAATCAAATACATGAATACAAGTGCGTTCAACCACAAAGTGTGTCCAAAGTCCCTCCCGGAGACCCCAGATCCGGGCACTCGGTGTCGAGGATTACCCCGCATTCCCATAGAAGGGCCTCATTTCGTAACCATTTTCAGCTGCATTCCGCACTTTCGGTGCATTTAGCCAGCTCGAGAGCCGCTTTACGGTGAAAAGGACGACTCTACGGCATTTATTTACCGCCCCACGACGACGGCCTGAAAATCCTTGACCTAAATTAATCggttacatatttttttttctgtccGAGCTGGCTCAACTTTCGCAGCAGCATCCCCGCTCGCCCTGCCTGCCGCACGCAGTTTTTGATTCACCTCCCATCCCACCTCCGAGGTCCTGGGGCATTTCCCGATTAGGAGCTCCCTTCCGAAACCAAACCCAAATCTCGAGTATATAGGCGCACGTCCGCAGACATGTGAATATATACACCGCATCGGCCACGCCTTTTGGGTTATATAACCCCAATGCGTGGAGCCCCGCCTGCAGAAGGACCATGCCCACTTAGTTCTTAGTTCTCGACCACGTTCTCCTCTAGTGTTACCTAATTTTAAGTGAACAAAGTGCAATCTAGAGCAAGGGTTTGAAGCCAAACAACCAACGTTAACATGCAAAGTAACAGTGCAAAAGATGATTCGGatgaaatggaaataatacCATCCGAACACAATGGTACAGTTCACGAAACCAAAAATGAAGGTATGCGGGGGATCGTCAATTAtatagtatatacatatatagtgtTCACTAGCAGTACTTAGTAGCTTGATTACATAACGTGAGATGATAGCCTAACCCCAGTCCATCATGTGCTCCTCCCCACAGACTCAGGTGATATCCACAGGGCGGAGGAGAACCAGAAGTCCAGCATCGACCCAAATCTATATCTGTACGACGATGATTTGGAGACCAGGCCCCATATATCAACGTTCATTTCATCAATTGCCAATTATGAGAACACGATACCAGCGGCCACCGATCCCGATGCAAAGCCGGCAGCTCCATCGGCTCGAATGGGTATGTTCGCCGCGCATTAATTAACTTGCTTGTTCCATCTTCCCCCATATTGAAAGGCATGTGCACAATGGAATCGCAGCAAACAACAAAGCTGCGGAGGAATGATTGCTGTAATCCCCTCAAAGTGTTTCAGCCTTCACTGTGCGGGCGAATATTATAGAGCTGTtcgaaagtatgcaacagtGTGCAGTGGTGTGGCACAATCGGAGGAAATCGCTCCCGCGCTGAGTGCACACTTTCGGGCACCTCCTTAAATGGTTTCATGAAACTGGTGACCCCAAGCATTCCCCATCAATCCTCTAACGCTCGTTTCAATGTCTCATAAGGTACCCTAATTGGAGTGTTCTTGCCATGCATTCAAAACATCTTTGGTGTCATATTGTTCATTCGGTTAACATGGGTTGTTGGAACGGCTGGCGCCGTGTGTGGATTCCTGATTGTTCTGACCTGCTGCTGTGTGGTAAGAACGTCCTGCAGCTGAGCCCTCCCCCACTTGGCCTCACTCCAAACTCCTCTTTGCAGACCATGCTAACCGCGATCTCGATGTCGGCCATTGCAACGAACGGGGTGGTTCCGGCGGGCGGGAGTTACTTCATGATATCACGGTAATTACAATGACATTGGCAGGAGGTAGTAACTCTAATGGTGCCACCATTAACGTTAACAGATCCCTGGGCCCTGAATTCGGCGGAGCGGTGGGAATGTTGTTCTATACGGGCACCACGCTAGCAGCGGCGATGTACATCGTTGGTGCCGTGGAAATCGTATTGGTGAGTTAAGAGCGCCCACTCCCGGGCACCAATTCCAGGCGCAGTTCCACTCGAAAGTGCCATTACTTAAGCACTCATTAATTATTCATTGCAGACATACATGGCGCCGTGGGCATCGATATTTGGGGACTTCACCAAGGATGCTGACGCGATGTACAACAATTTCAGGGTCTACGGCACTTTGCTGCTCATCTTTATGGGTGAGTTAAGCCGGGGGGCCACTAGTGAGGAGCAAACATTAATGTCCCGCCACTAAATCAAGGTCTCATTGTGTTCCTGGGCGTGAAATTCGTCAATAAGTTCGCGACGGTGGCCCTGGCCTGCGTCATCCTTTCGATAATAGCGGTGTATGTGGGAATATTTGACAATATCCATGGCAACGAAAAGCTATAGTAAGTATGCGCCAAGTACGAGCCTCTTGAGCGGCCACCTAATCTCCGCCCGATTGCAGCATGTGTGTTCTGGGAAAACGACTCTTGAAGGACATCCCGCTGGAGAATTGCACAAAGGAAGACTCCTTCTTACGCGACATATACTGCCCAGATGGTAAATGCGAGGAATACTACCTGGGTAAGATCCCTTCATACATGCAGAGTGTTCCATACCGAAACTACAATGCCTATTCCTCATCCTCCACAGCCAACAATGTGACCAAAGTCAAGGGCATCAAGGGTTTGGCCAGTGGCGTGTTCTACGACAACATCTTCCCTTCGTTCCTGGAGAAGGGCCAGTTCATATCCTACGGCAAGAGTGCAATCGACATTGAGAACACCAGTGGAGAGTCATACAACCAGATCATGGCCGACATTACCACGTCGTTCACCCTTCTTATCGGCATCTTCTTCCCATCGGTGACAGGTTAGTAGCATCTCGCAGACACAACTATTCAGATATTTAACCCACTATATACTAGGCATCATGGCTGGATCCAATCGATCGGGCGACCTGGCTGACGCCCAGAAGAGCATACCCATCGGAACGATATGTGCCATTCTGACCACCAGCACAGTCTACTTATCCAGCGTTATGTTCTTCGCCGGCACAGTGGATAATCTCCTGCTGAGGGACAAGTGCGTAGCAAAGTGATTCTGAATCTTCCATGTACTTATCATCGACCTACCATTCCAGATTCGGTCAGTCTATCGGTGGCAAGCTGGTGGTGGCCAATATCGCCTGGCCAAATCAGTGGGTTATTCTGATTGGCTCCTTCCTCTCCACCTTGGGCGCTGGTCTGCAGAGTTTGACTGGAGCACCCCGCCTGCTGCAGGCGATTGCCAGGGATGAGATCATTCCCTTCCTGGCTCCGTTTGCCAAGTCCTCGAAGCGTGGCGAACCCACCCGTGCACTGCTCCTGACCATCGTCATTTGCCAGTGCGGCATCCTGTTGGGTAAGCACCGGATCGTATCACCTTGTGTGTGCTGCGATTATAATATCTATACCAAATACAGGCAACGTGGACTTGCTGGCTCCTCTGCTGTCCATGTTCTTCCTCATGTGCTACGGCTTTGTCAACCTGGCCTGCGCCGTACAAACCCTGCTGAGGACTCCCAACTGGAGACCGCGCTTCAAGTTCTACCACTGGAGCTTGTCGCTCATCGGCCTGACGCTGTGCATATCAGTCATGATCATGACTTCCTGGTATTTCGCACTGATTGCTATGGGAATGGCCATCATCATCTACAAATACATAGAGTACCGCGGGTGAGTTAATCACAGATCATATACACCCAGAGCACCCACTAATCCATCCAACCAATTGCAGTGCTGAGAAGGAGTGGGGTGATGGCATTCGTGGAATGGCCCTGACCGCCGCCAGGTACTCGCTCCTCCGTCTGGAGGAAGGCCCACCGCATACGAAAAATTGGCGTCCCCAAATTTTGGTGCTTTCGAAGCTCAACGATAACCTCTTGCCAAAGTACAGGAAGATATTCTCCTTTGCCACCCAGCTGAAAGCTGGCAAGGGATTGACGATTTGTGTGTCTGTGATAAAGGGCGACCACACCAAGATCACCAACAAAGCCGTGGATGCGAAGGCCACGCTGCGCAAGTACATGACCGACGAGAAGGTGAAGGGCTTCTGCGATGTCCTGGTAGCCCAGCAGATTGGCGAAGGCCTCAGCTCAGTGTAAGTTGGCTTAGCCATTGCGGAGGGATGACTGAGGCCACTAATAACTGAATTCTCAACACAGCATCCAAACCATCGGACTGGGGGGCATGAAGCCCAACACAGTCATCATCGGATGGCCGTACAGCTGGCGGCAGGAGGGCAGGAACAGCTGGAAGACCTTCATCCAAACGGTCCGCACGGTGGCCGCCTGCCACATGGCCCTCATGGTGCCCAAGGGCATCAACTTCTACCCAGAGTCAAACCACAAAGTAGTATTTACC
This genomic interval from Drosophila mauritiana strain mau12 chromosome 2R, ASM438214v1, whole genome shotgun sequence contains the following:
- the LOC117137660 gene encoding solute carrier family 12 member 4 isoform X3, whose protein sequence is MPDRFQVTKADEDTALDYNQDESASGKLLGDIHDETLDSGDIHRAEENQKSSIDPNLYLYDDDLETRPHISTFISSIANYENTIPAATDPDAKPAAPSARMGTLIGVFLPCIQNIFGVILFIRLTWVVGTAGAVCGFLIVLTCCCVTMLTAISMSAIATNGVVPAGGSYFMISRSLGPEFGGAVGMLFYTGTTLAAAMYIVGAVEIVLTYMAPWASIFGDFTKDADAMYNNFRVYGTLLLIFMGLIVFLGVKFVNKFATVALACVILSIIAVYVGIFDNIHGNEKLYMCVLGKRLLKDIPLENCTKEDSFLRDIYCPDGKCEEYYLANNVTKVKGIKGLASGVFYDNIFPSFLEKGQFISYGKSAIDIENTSGESYNQIMADITTSFTLLIGIFFPSVTGIMAGSNRSGDLADAQKSIPIGTICAILTTSTVYLSSVMFFAGTVDNLLLRDKFGQSIGGKLVVANIAWPNQWVILIGSFLSTLGAGLQSLTGAPRLLQAIARDEIIPFLAPFAKSSKRGEPTRALLLTIVICQCGILLGNVDLLAPLLSMFFLMCYGFVNLACAVQTLLRTPNWRPRFKFYHWSLSLIGLTLCISVMIMTSWYFALIAMGMAIIIYKYIEYRGAEKEWGDGIRGMALTAARYSLLRLEEGPPHTKNWRPQILVLSKLNDNLLPKYRKIFSFATQLKAGKGLTICVSVIKGDHTKITNKAVDAKATLRKYMTDEKVKGFCDVLVAQQIGEGLSSVIQTIGLGGMKPNTVIIGWPYSWRQEGRNSWKTFIQTVRTVAACHMALMVPKGINFYPESNHKIGGNIDIWWIVHDGGLLMLLPFLLKQHRTWRNCKLRIFTVAQIEDNSIQMKKDLKTFLYHLRIEADVEVVEMNNSDISAYTYERTLMMEQRNQMLRALGLNKKENSKVVQTIVDHHYDATKTASKVRFADPTIEETQHHDSQNDEKRNSIDLDGPENADTPETTSNKDESTEKADGDFKSSVKPYGTALSLPTQRCPNCPCICFHRDEFNVRRMHTAIKLNEVIVEKSQDAQLVIMNLPGPPREVRAERESNYMEFLEVLTEGLEKVLMVRGGGREVITIYS
- the LOC117137660 gene encoding solute carrier family 12 member 4 isoform X7, with the translated sequence MPDRFQVTKADEDTALDYNQDESASGKLLGDIHDETLDSGDIHRAEENQKSSIDPNLYLYDDDLETRPHISTFISSIANYENTIPAATDPDAKPAAPSARMGTLIGVFLPCIQNIFGVILFIRLTWVVGTAGAVCGFLIVLTCCCVTMLTAISMSAIATNGVVPAGGSYFMISRSLGPEFGGAVGMLFYTGTTLAAAMYIVGAVEIVLTYMAPWASIFGDFTKDADAMYNNFRVYGTLLLIFMGLIVFLGVKFVNKFATVALACVILSIIAVYVGIFDNIHGNEKLYMCVLGKRLLKDIPLENCTKEDSFLRDIYCPDGKCEEYYLANNVTKVKGIKGLASGVFYDNIFPSFLEKGQFISYGKSAIDIENTSGESYNQIMADITTSFTLLIGIFFPSVTGIMAGSNRSGDLADAQKSIPIGTICAILTTSTVYLSSVMFFAGTVDNLLLRDKFGQSIGGKLVVANIAWPNQWVILIGSFLSTLGAGLQSLTGAPRLLQAIARDEIIPFLAPFAKSSKRGEPTRALLLTIVICQCGILLGNVDLLAPLLSMFFLMCYGFVNLACAVQTLLRTPNWRPRFKFYHWSLSLIGLTLCISVMIMTSWYFALIAMGMAIIIYKYIEYRGAEKEWGDGIRGMALTAARYSLLRLEEGPPHTKNWRPQILVLSKLNDNLLPKYRKIFSFATQLKAGKGLTICVSVIKGDHTKITNKAVDAKATLRKYMTDEKVKGFCDVLVAQQIGEGLSSVIQTIGLGGMKPNTVIIGWPYSWRQEGRNSWKTFIQTVRTVAACHMALMVPKGINFYPESNHKIGGNIDIWWIVHDGGLLMLLPFLLKQHRTWRNCKLRIFTVAQIEDNSIQMKKDLKTFLYHLRIEADVEVVEMNNSDISAYTYERTLMMEQRNQMLRALGLNKKENSKVVQTIVDHHYDATKTASKVRFADPTIEETQHHDSQNDEKRNSIDLDGPENADTPETTSNKDESTEKADGDFKSSVKPDEFNVRRMHTAIKLNEVIVEKSQDAQLVIMNLPGPPREVRAERESNYMEFLEVLTEGLEKVLMVRGGGREVITIYS
- the LOC117137660 gene encoding solute carrier family 12 member 4 isoform X2, translated to MPDRFQVTKADEDTALDYNQDESASGKLLGDIHDETLGENYGSYDDSGDIHRAEENQKSSIDPNLYLYDDDLETRPHISTFISSIANYENTIPAATDPDAKPAAPSARMGTLIGVFLPCIQNIFGVILFIRLTWVVGTAGAVCGFLIVLTCCCVTMLTAISMSAIATNGVVPAGGSYFMISRSLGPEFGGAVGMLFYTGTTLAAAMYIVGAVEIVLTYMAPWASIFGDFTKDADAMYNNFRVYGTLLLIFMGLIVFLGVKFVNKFATVALACVILSIIAVYVGIFDNIHGNEKLYMCVLGKRLLKDIPLENCTKEDSFLRDIYCPDGKCEEYYLANNVTKVKGIKGLASGVFYDNIFPSFLEKGQFISYGKSAIDIENTSGESYNQIMADITTSFTLLIGIFFPSVTGIMAGSNRSGDLADAQKSIPIGTICAILTTSTVYLSSVMFFAGTVDNLLLRDKFGQSIGGKLVVANIAWPNQWVILIGSFLSTLGAGLQSLTGAPRLLQAIARDEIIPFLAPFAKSSKRGEPTRALLLTIVICQCGILLGNVDLLAPLLSMFFLMCYGFVNLACAVQTLLRTPNWRPRFKFYHWSLSLIGLTLCISVMIMTSWYFALIAMGMAIIIYKYIEYRGAEKEWGDGIRGMALTAARYSLLRLEEGPPHTKNWRPQILVLSKLNDNLLPKYRKIFSFATQLKAGKGLTICVSVIKGDHTKITNKAVDAKATLRKYMTDEKVKGFCDVLVAQQIGEGLSSVIQTIGLGGMKPNTVIIGWPYSWRQEGRNSWKTFIQTVRTVAACHMALMVPKGINFYPESNHKIGGNIDIWWIVHDGGLLMLLPFLLKQHRTWRNCKLRIFTVAQIEDNSIQMKKDLKTFLYHLRIEADVEVVEMNNSDISAYTYERTLMMEQRNQMLRALGLNKKENSKVVQTIMDFKETPSDNKMSLVQTIVDHHYDATKTASKVRFADPTIEETQHHDSQNDEKRNSIDLDGPENADTPETTSNKDESTEKADGDFKSSVKPDEFNVRRMHTAIKLNEVIVEKSQDAQLVIMNLPGPPREVRAERESNYMEFLEVLTEGLEKVLMVRGGGREVITIYS
- the LOC117137660 gene encoding solute carrier family 12 member 4 isoform X6, translated to MPDRFQVTKADEDTALDYNQDESASGKLLGDIHDETLGENYGSYDDSGDIHRAEENQKSSIDPNLYLYDDDLETRPHISTFISSIANYENTIPAATDPDAKPAAPSARMGTLIGVFLPCIQNIFGVILFIRLTWVVGTAGAVCGFLIVLTCCCVTMLTAISMSAIATNGVVPAGGSYFMISRSLGPEFGGAVGMLFYTGTTLAAAMYIVGAVEIVLTYMAPWASIFGDFTKDADAMYNNFRVYGTLLLIFMGLIVFLGVKFVNKFATVALACVILSIIAVYVGIFDNIHGNEKLYMCVLGKRLLKDIPLENCTKEDSFLRDIYCPDGKCEEYYLANNVTKVKGIKGLASGVFYDNIFPSFLEKGQFISYGKSAIDIENTSGESYNQIMADITTSFTLLIGIFFPSVTGIMAGSNRSGDLADAQKSIPIGTICAILTTSTVYLSSVMFFAGTVDNLLLRDKFGQSIGGKLVVANIAWPNQWVILIGSFLSTLGAGLQSLTGAPRLLQAIARDEIIPFLAPFAKSSKRGEPTRALLLTIVICQCGILLGNVDLLAPLLSMFFLMCYGFVNLACAVQTLLRTPNWRPRFKFYHWSLSLIGLTLCISVMIMTSWYFALIAMGMAIIIYKYIEYRGAEKEWGDGIRGMALTAARYSLLRLEEGPPHTKNWRPQILVLSKLNDNLLPKYRKIFSFATQLKAGKGLTICVSVIKGDHTKITNKAVDAKATLRKYMTDEKVKGFCDVLVAQQIGEGLSSVIQTIGLGGMKPNTVIIGWPYSWRQEGRNSWKTFIQTVRTVAACHMALMVPKGINFYPESNHKIGGNIDIWWIVHDGGLLMLLPFLLKQHRTWRNCKLRIFTVAQIEDNSIQMKKDLKTFLYHLRIEADVEVVEMNNSDISAYTYERTLMMEQRNQMLRALGLNKKENSKVVQTIVDHHYDATKTASKVRFADPTIEETQHHDSQNDEKRNSIDLDGPENADTPETTSNKDESTEKADGDFKSSVKPDEFNVRRMHTAIKLNEVIVEKSQDAQLVIMNLPGPPREVRAERESNYMEFLEVLTEGLEKVLMVRGGGREVITIYS
- the LOC117137660 gene encoding solute carrier family 12 member 4 isoform X1 yields the protein MPDRFQVTKADEDTALDYNQDESASGKLLGDIHDETLGENYGSYDDSGDIHRAEENQKSSIDPNLYLYDDDLETRPHISTFISSIANYENTIPAATDPDAKPAAPSARMGTLIGVFLPCIQNIFGVILFIRLTWVVGTAGAVCGFLIVLTCCCVTMLTAISMSAIATNGVVPAGGSYFMISRSLGPEFGGAVGMLFYTGTTLAAAMYIVGAVEIVLTYMAPWASIFGDFTKDADAMYNNFRVYGTLLLIFMGLIVFLGVKFVNKFATVALACVILSIIAVYVGIFDNIHGNEKLYMCVLGKRLLKDIPLENCTKEDSFLRDIYCPDGKCEEYYLANNVTKVKGIKGLASGVFYDNIFPSFLEKGQFISYGKSAIDIENTSGESYNQIMADITTSFTLLIGIFFPSVTGIMAGSNRSGDLADAQKSIPIGTICAILTTSTVYLSSVMFFAGTVDNLLLRDKFGQSIGGKLVVANIAWPNQWVILIGSFLSTLGAGLQSLTGAPRLLQAIARDEIIPFLAPFAKSSKRGEPTRALLLTIVICQCGILLGNVDLLAPLLSMFFLMCYGFVNLACAVQTLLRTPNWRPRFKFYHWSLSLIGLTLCISVMIMTSWYFALIAMGMAIIIYKYIEYRGAEKEWGDGIRGMALTAARYSLLRLEEGPPHTKNWRPQILVLSKLNDNLLPKYRKIFSFATQLKAGKGLTICVSVIKGDHTKITNKAVDAKATLRKYMTDEKVKGFCDVLVAQQIGEGLSSVIQTIGLGGMKPNTVIIGWPYSWRQEGRNSWKTFIQTVRTVAACHMALMVPKGINFYPESNHKIGGNIDIWWIVHDGGLLMLLPFLLKQHRTWRNCKLRIFTVAQIEDNSIQMKKDLKTFLYHLRIEADVEVVEMNNSDISAYTYERTLMMEQRNQMLRALGLNKKENSKVVQTIVDHHYDATKTASKVRFADPTIEETQHHDSQNDEKRNSIDLDGPENADTPETTSNKDESTEKADGDFKSSVKPYGTALSLPTQRCPNCPCICFHRDEFNVRRMHTAIKLNEVIVEKSQDAQLVIMNLPGPPREVRAERESNYMEFLEVLTEGLEKVLMVRGGGREVITIYS